In the genome of bacterium, the window ATCAGGTCGCACTGGGCCATCACAAAGGCCACGTCGTGCTCCACCAGCAGCACCGAGCACTGGTCTTCAGACCGGATGGTCTGGATGATCTGGCCGAGCTGTTCGGCCTCCTCGTGCTCAATGCCGGAGGTGGGCTCGTCCAGCAGCAGCAGTTTGGGACGAGACACGATGGCCCGGCCCAGCTCCACCATGCGGGCTCGGGCGATGGGCAGCTCCCCCGCCGGGGTGTCTTTGATGTCGGTGAGGCCGCACAATTCCAGCACTTGGTCTACTCGCTCACGCCGCTTCGCCTCGATGCGTCGGCGGGCGGGAAGAGCAATCAGGTCGGCAGTGATGCCGCCCCCACCCCCTTCCCATTCCAGGGCCGACAGCACGTTGTCGGCCACCGACAGCCATCCGAAAGGCTGCTGACGCTGGAAGGTCCGGCGGATACCCCGACGGGCCCGCCAGGTAGCCGGGCGGCCGGTCATCTCCTCGCCCTCCAAGCGGATAGAGCCGGCTGCCGGGGTATTCACGCCCGTGATGCTGTCGAACAGGGTGGTCTTACCCGCGCCGTTGGGTCCAATGAGACCCCTGACCTGGCCCGACGGAACCG includes:
- a CDS encoding ABC transporter ATP-binding protein, producing MSTEGATAVAERPAGSGQSLLAVEGVTVRFGGVVAVDNVTMSVPSGQVRGLIGPNGAGKTTLFDSITGVNTPAAGSIRLEGEEMTGRPATWRARRGIRRTFQRQQPFGWLSVADNVLSALEWEGGGGGITADLIALPARRRIEAKRRERVDQVLELCGLTDIKDTPAGELPIARARMVELGRAIVSRPKLLLLDEPTSGIEHEEAEQLGQIIQTIRSEDQCSVLLVEHDVAFVMAQCDLITVLNLGQVIGEGSPEEVRNNPAVRDAYLG